The segment ACATCGTCTTCCATCAGGCTGTTTAAGTCAGCGTATTTCCCTTCCAGCGTATCAGATAATTCTTCAGTAGCATCCTCTTTGCTGTATGCCAGTCCAGAGTTTACCGTCTCAACATCTTCATAAAACAGTTCATTCGGGGTGTTTATGGTTTTCCGGTATTTATTTATAAAGGTATTTCGAAGTATTTTAAAGAGCCATGCTTTTATATTGGTTCCTTTCTGGAAGGTGTCAAAGAACCGATATGCCTTTAAATAGGTTTCCTGAACAAGATCTTCAGCCTCTTCTTTATTCGATGCTAATCGCATCGCCATATTATAGAGGGAATCAAGATATTTCATGGCAATGTCTTCAAACTCTTTTCTGTTATTTTTCTCATCCCTCATTGTTTATTATTTCCAACCATTAAGAAGACAATCAGGTAAACAAAAAATATTTCTGTAAGGTTCCACATTGTGACTTTATTATATAAATTTATATGCGTAAATTCAAGCTAATCTATGATTTGTGAAAAGACGGGAAAGATATTGTTTCGTGGATTTGCTTGACAGAATATTTTTATAAGGTTACCATACCAGCATGAAACTTGGTACAAGTTATTTTGGAAGCCGCATTGTACGGCATGTCAGAGACGATATGAAGATTATGGTTGACAGCGGATGTAATTTTGTTGTCCACACCATGAGTGAACATGATATCACCTATCATTCAGGAACCATGATTGACATTGTAAGGGTAAGTCATGATGCCGGACTGGAGGTTTTTCTTGACCCTTGGGGTGTGGGGCGGGTGTTTGGCGGGGAATCATTTTCGCTTTTTACGGGAGAGTATCCAAACTGCAGGCAGCGGTTAAATTTCCCCGAAGGTGAAATAAGGATAAACAAGGCATGTTTAAATTCAAAAATATTCAGGGATGCCATGCTGGCATGGATTGAGTTCGCCGCAAAAACAGGGGCAGAAGGTGTGTTTTGGGATGAACCCCATCTTTTTTTCGGGGAGTTTAAACCTTTGTTTGGAGGTGTAAAAAGGGATATCTGGGGATGTACTTGTGAAAGGTGTATGAATATTTTCCAAACCACATATGGATATGAAATGCCTGTGGATTTTGCCGATGATGTGAAGTCCTTCCGCCAGGCAACAATTGTGGACTTTCTTGAATATCTGGCAAACGAGGCATCGGGGAGAGGTTTAAAGAATGCTCTCTGTTTGTTTCCTGTAGCTGATCCAAGATACGGGATCTATGACTGGGGAAAAGCTGCCATGATTAAGAATGTTGATATTTTCGGGAGTGATCCTTATTGGTACGGCTATAACAGGAATGTCGTTGAATTTGTGGGTAGCATATCTAGAGAAGTGATTACTTTGTCACAGAAATATGATAAAGAACCCCAGATCTGGATACAAGGTTACCGGGTGCCCGCAAACAGGGAAGGTGAAATCCTGACAGCAATAGACGTGGCTTATGATTCAGGTATCCGTAATATAGCAACCTGGAGTTTTGAGGGAACAGATTGTATGACCTATGTACGGTCGGAACGTCCCGATATTGTTTGGCAGAATGTCAGAAAATCTTATTTAAAATACCGTGAATGACAGAATAAAAAACATTGCTGGCCAATCTTTGGGGGGCAGGCAGATTAGCCGCGACGATGCCCTCTATCTTATGGAAACAGATGGTGATGATCTCTACGACTTGTTCTATTGGGCCAACCGGATACGCTTAAAGTATTTCGGACGTTCGGTAAAAGCATGCGCTATCGTTAGTGCAAGACAGGGGAAATGTACGGAAGATTGCAGTTTTTGTTCTCAGTCTGTTCGCTACCGAACAAACATAGATACATTTCCGTTTGTTGACACCGGCAGAATAGCTGAAGTTGCCAGGCGTGCAGAGCAGGAAGGCTCGGGTTCTCTTGGAATTGTTATCAGTGGATACAGTATCAGTAATTCCAGTGAACTTGCTGATATTTGCGAAGGAATAGAAACTGTTGCGAAAAACACCTCGGTTCATCCGCATGGCTCTTTTGGTGTATTAACAAGGGAAGCTGCTCAGTCTTTGGTAAAAAGCGGATTAAAAAGGATTAATCATAACCTGGAAACATCCGAAAGGTTTTTCCCAAGCATTTGTTCGACCCATACGTTTCGTGACCGGCTCAATACTATCCGTATTGCAAAAGAAGCCGGATTGGAGGTATGCAGTGGTGCAATTTTTGGGATGGGAGAGGGGACCGATGACCGTGTTGATCTTTTATTCCTGCTGAAGCAACTGGAGGTTGACGTTGTTCCTCTCAATTTTCTACAGCCAGTGCCGGGTACACCATTGGAGAATCATGTTTCCCTGGAGCCAATGGAAATTTTAAAGATTATTTCCGTGTCCCGGTTTATTTTACCTGATAAGGAAATTAAGATTGCCGGCGGCCGCGAAAAGAATTTGAGGGATTTGCAGTCCTGGATGTTTTATGCCGGTGCTAGCAGTACCATGATTGGAAACTATCTGACTACGAAAGGGAGAAAGGTTGAAGAAGATTTGCAGATGCTCAAGGATCTCAAACTTGTCCTGAGGTAAATGGTTACGGGTAGATATATGGGTTGACAAGGCTTTATAAGTGTATGATATAGTATGATATAGATGGTCTGAAATGATTGATTTTGTTTCTGATGAATTACAAGTATTAAAAGATCGTGCTTTGATGCGTGAGTACCGGACTATTGAAGGACCGCAGGACAGATGCATACAGATAGAAGGGAAATCCTACCTGTCGTTCTGTTCAAACAATTACCTTGGCCTTGCTAATCATCCAAAGATAAAACAGGCTGTCATCGATGCTATTCATCAGTACGGCTGGGGTGCAGGTGCATCGCGGCTGGTATCCGGCAATATGAAGATTCACCAGGAGCTTGAGAGGAAGATTGCAGAATTTAAAGGAACTGAGGCGGCCCTCTTGTTTCCTACCGGCTACATGGCAAATGTTGGTTCCCTTTGTTCCCTTGTCACGAAGGGCGATATAGTCATCGGGGATAAACTGAACCATGCAAGCATTATTGATGGGTGCCGTCAGTCAGGTGCGACCTTTCGTATTTATCCACACAAAATGACGAATTATTTGGAATCCCTGTTACAAAAGTCATCGATGTTTCGCAGGAGATTGATCGTTACCGACAGTGTATTCAGTATGGATGGCGATACTGCGCCATTGCCGGAGATTGTGGGACTTGCCAGAAAATATGACGCCATCGTCATGATAGACGATGCGCATGCTACGGGGGTATTTGGTCAGCATGGGAAAGGGATAGCAGAATATTATAACCTTGAAGGAAAGGTTGATATTGTTATGGGATCGCTGAGTAAGGCAGTTGGCAGTGTTGGTGGATTTATTG is part of the Candidatus Jettenia sp. AMX2 genome and harbors:
- the bioB gene encoding biotin synthase BioB: MNDRIKNIAGQSLGGRQISRDDALYLMETDGDDLYDLFYWANRIRLKYFGRSVKACAIVSARQGKCTEDCSFCSQSVRYRTNIDTFPFVDTGRIAEVARRAEQEGSGSLGIVISGYSISNSSELADICEGIETVAKNTSVHPHGSFGVLTREAAQSLVKSGLKRINHNLETSERFFPSICSTHTFRDRLNTIRIAKEAGLEVCSGAIFGMGEGTDDRVDLLFLLKQLEVDVVPLNFLQPVPGTPLENHVSLEPMEILKIISVSRFILPDKEIKIAGGREKNLRDLQSWMFYAGASSTMIGNYLTTKGRKVEEDLQMLKDLKLVLR
- the bioF gene encoding 8-amino-7-oxononanoate synthase, with amino-acid sequence MIDFVSDELQVLKDRALMREYRTIEGPQDRCIQIEGKSYLSFCSNNYLGLANHPKIKQAVIDAIHQYGWGAGASRLVSGNMKIHQELERKIAEFKGTEAALLFPTGYMANVGSLCSLVTKGDIVIGDKLNHASIIDGCRQSGATFRIYPHKMTNYLESLLQKSSMFRRRLIVTDSVFSMDGDTAPLPEIVGLARKYDAIVMIDDAHATGVFGQHGKGIAEYYNLEGKVDIVMGSLSKAVGSVGGFIAGSRHLIEFLKNKARSFMYTTALPPAVCAASLTGLILIQENAFLVKKLWENIDYIKCRLSEFTRITVESPIIPVVAGTPEDALCLSLKLFKNGIVIPAIRPPTVPSGTSRLRISLMATHNKNDIDKLLDTLKGTGFLKEYAQTCMG
- a CDS encoding sigma-70 family RNA polymerase sigma factor; protein product: MRDEKNNRKEFEDIAMKYLDSLYNMAMRLASNKEEAEDLVQETYLKAYRFFDTFQKGTNIKAWLFKILRNTFINKYRKTINTPNELFYEDVETVNSGLAYSKEDATEELSDTLEGKYADLNSLMEDDVKRAIESLPIEYREAILLSDVEELSYKDIAEITHVPIGTIKSRLNRGRKLLQKSLWEYAKDRGFIKREE